The following DNA comes from Enterocloster bolteae.
GGAATAGGTCATGCCCTGGGAAAATCCGCAGAACTCTGCTATCTCCCTGGCCACCTCCTCTATCTGAAGCTTGTAGGAAAGCTTTCCTGTGGTAGCTTCGCCGGAAGGCAGTGTGGTGGGGATCTTGTCATAGCCGTAGAACCTGGCCACTTCCTCAGCCAAATCAGCCATGCGCTCCAGGTCCTGGCGCCAGGTAGGAGCAATCACCTCTTTTGTCTCAGGGTCATAGTCCAGTTCAATGGTCTTAAAGTAGGAAAGCATGGTCTCCTCAGGAATGTCCGTGCCTAAAAGCCTGTTTATCTTAACAGCGTCAAAGGGGATCCGCTTACTGGTCCTCTTCTCAGGATAGAGGTCGATGATGCCGCCCACAACCTCTCCAGCCCCCAGCTCCTCAATGAGCTGGCAGGCCCTGTTTACCGCTTCCTCCGCTGTGTTGGGGTCCAGCCCCTTCTCGTATTTTCCGGAAGCATCCGTGCGCAGTCCCACCTTCTTGGCAGACAGACGGATATTGGTGCCGTTGAAGCAGGCTGACTCAAATACCATGGTCTGTACATTATCCGTGATTTTGGAATTCTCTCCGCCCATGATGCCTGCGATTCCCACTTCCTTTTCCCCGTCATTGATCATGAGGATGGTGGAATCCAGCTTTCTCTCCTGTCCGTCCAGGGTCTGGAATACATCCCCGTCCTTAGCGCATTTCACCACGATTTCGCGGCCTGCCAGCTGGTCGTAGTCAAAGGCGTGCATGGGCTGTCCGTACTCTTCCATGACATAGTTGGTGATGTCCACAATATTGTTGATGGGACGGATGCCGTTTCCCGCCAAACGGCGCTGCATCCACTGGGGAGAAGGCGCAAGCTTTATATTTTTAACCATCCTGGCGCAGTAACGGGGACACAGCTCGCTGTTCTCCACCCGCACATTCAGATAGTCGTGGATGTCCTCGCCGTTGCCTGTTGGTGTGACCACCGGGGCATGGAATGCCTTGCCAAAGGTGGCCGCGGCCTCTCTGGCTATGCCAATCACACTGTAGCAGTCCACACGGTTGGATGTAATTTCATATTCGAACACCACGTCCCGCAGTCCCATGATTTCCACTGCGTCGGATCCGGGCACGCTGTCCCCCGGAAGGATGTAGATACCGCTCTCCGGGGCATCCGGGTACATATCCCTGCTGGCTCCCAGTTCCTCCACGGAACACATCATGCCGCAGGACTCCACGCCTCTTAGCTTGCCCTGCTTAATCCTGATTCCTTCCTCAGGAAGGGCGCCTCCGTCGTGGCCTCCCGCCACGCGGCCTCCGTCCAGCACCACAGGCACCTTCTCACCTATGGATTTCTCCGTGATATTGGGGGCGCCTGTGACAATCTGCACCGGCTCTTCCGCTCCCACGTTGACCTGGCATACCACCAGTTTATCTGCATCCGGATGGCCCTTGACCTCAAGAATCTCTCCGACAACGATTTTTTCCAGGTTCTTATCCAGACATGTATAACCTTCTACCTTTGTTCCTGTGAGCGTCATGGCATCCGTGTAATCCTGGGCCGTGACATCCAAATCAGGGACATATGCTTTTATCCATGATAATGCTGTGTTCATGTGTTCTCTCTCCTTCTATGCTGTGAATGTTTATCAGGGCGCATGATCTTAGAACTGTTTCAGGAAACGGATATCGTTTTCATACAGCAGACGCATGTCGTCAATTTCATATTTAAGCAAAGCAATACGCTCCAGTCCCACTCCAAATGCGAATCCAGAATACTCATCCGGGTCAATACCGCACATCTCCAGTACATGGGGGTGTACCATACCGCATCCCAGAATCTCTATCCAGCCCGAACCCTTGCAGAACCGGCAGCCCGAACCGCCGCATTTGAAACAGGTCACATCCACCTCGGCGCTGGGCTCGGTAAATGGGAAGTGGTGGGGGCGGAACTTCACCTTTGTCTCAGGCCCGAACAGCTCTCTGGCGAATTCAGCCAGCGTTCCCTTCAGGTCCGCAAAGGTAATATTCCTGTCAATCACAAGGCCCTCAATCTGATGGAAGGAGGGGGAATGGGTGGCATCCACCTCATCGGAACGGAACACGCGGCCCGGCGCAATCATGCGGATGGGAAGCCTGCCCTTCTCCATGGTACGCACCTGTACCGGTGATGTCTGGCTGCGCAGCAGAATGTTTTCATTGATGTAGAAGGTATCCTGCTCGTCCCTGGCCGGGTGGCCCTTGGGAATGTTCAGCTTCTCAAAGTTATACCTGTCATATTCCACCTCAGGACCTTCCACTACCTCATATCCCATTCCCACGAAAATACGCTCCACCTCTTCCAGGGCAATGGTATTCGGATGGCTGTGGCCCACATTGTTCTTCCTGGCCGGAAGGGTGACGTCGATGACCTCCCTTTTTAACTGCTCCTCTCTGGCTTTCCTGGCCAGGGCAGTCTTAGCTTCCTCCAGTCTTCCCTCGATAAGCCCCCTTACATCATTGACCATCTGGCCCACCTTTGGCCGGTCCTCCGGGGCAACATCCTTCATGCTCTTTAACAGGTTCGTCAGTTCTCCCTTCTTACCCAGATAAGATACACGGATGTCATTCAGTCTCTCCAGCGCTTCGGAAGATTCAATCTGCCTTAACGCCTCTTCTTTGATTTTCTCTAACTGCTCTTTCATGGCTTCTCCTTTTCTTTGTAACCAGATAGAATCCTGCTCCCGGGATTGTCCGTCCGCGTCAGGCATTCCTGAAGCTGCAATCCCCGGGGAACATTTTTGCTTCATGGGATCCGCGTTCCAGGAAACAAAAAAGCCCCGTCTCTTCATCACTGAAGGGACGAGACTGTAAACTCGCGGTACCACCCTGCTTCCTGTATCACCCCAGAACCTATAACTGGAGTATACAGACACTTGATGCACGTAACGTGTGCCTGCGTCACAGACTACCGGAATCCTTTCACGGATTGGCGAAAGCATCCTTTTGCCCGTACAGCTCCGGTGGGAATTTCAACCGTCTATCTGAACCCGGGCAGGCTTTCAGCCGGTGGCCTCCCCTCTCTGATGGAAAATAAACGTCTACTATGCACCTTCATCGCTTTTGATTATCAAATCTAACCTACATTCTAGTCACATTTTCTGAAAATGTCAAGCGGAAAGCCAGAAAAACACATTTGACTTTGAAAAAAAGAAGGGGTAAAGTTATATTCAGGGGCCATTTTGTGGCGGTCCTTCCAAAATACATTACAAAAGAAAGGCATACCCATATGATTCATCGTTATGAAACTCCCTGTATGGACCTGCAGCAGATTCATCAGTCCGGCCAATGTTTCCGCATGGTTCCCCTGCCGGAACATACATACCCTTCAGGGACAAAGAACGGCTACCGGCTCATCAGCGGCCTCCGCGTCCTGCGCGCGTGGCAGGACGGCCCTTTCGTCTGCCTGGACTGTCCCCATGAGGACCTTTCCTTCTGGCTGTCCTATCTGGACATGGACCGGGATTACCAGGCTGTCATCGCCTCCATTGACCGGGAAAATACCTACCTGAGGGCAGCTGCCATGAGCGGGACAGGCATACGCATCCTGCGCCAGGACCCATGGGAGATGATCATTACCTTCGTGATCTCCCAGCAAAAGACCATTCCCAACATACGTCAGCTGGTGGAAGCCCTCAGCAGCCGGTACGGCACCCTTCTGGAAGATAGACAGAACCGTGGGAGCGGTGAGGTCCGGGAGAAAGATGAGGTCCGGGAGAAAGAAGGTGCCCGGAGGGAAGGTGCTGCCCTGGAAGAAAGTCTCCCGCCGGCCTTCTCCTTTCCTGCCCCCAGCCAGCTCTGTCTTGCTTCCCTGGAAGATTTAATGGGGCTTAAGCTGGGCTACCGGGCCAAGTACATCCACAGGCTCTGCCAGGACGCGGTTTCAGGCAGGCTGGACCTTTCCCATCTGGCTGCCCTTAACTATGAGGAAGCCATGGAATATCTCACCGGATTTTACGGAATCGGAAAAAAGGTAGCCAACTGTGTGTGTCTTTTCGGCCTCCACCACATAGACGCGTTTCCGGTAGATACATGGATCGAAAAAATCCTGATGGAGCAGTATTTTGACAGAAAAAAATACCGCCGCATCCCCAAAAACCGTCTCTGCGAAACAATCGTAGAAGATGTGTTCGGGCGATACAGCGGCTGTGCCGGCATCATGCAGCAATATATTTTTTATTACGAGCGCAGCGTCAGGCAGGGAAGGGAATGAGCTGTGTCACTCCATAAGCCGCCCCATAGACGGGCGCAGGCGTCCGGCCACCGTCACTGCAAGAATGCAGAGTATATAATCCGGAATCATGGTGGGCAGGCAGTATACCGCAAAGATGGCGCCCCATCCCACTGTGTCGGGAGTCACCACCACAAAGTGGGTGATGAAGTAAAAGTAAAGGATTCCCATTCCGTAATAAATCACATACCCCACCGTGGCGCTAAACAGGCAGGCCCCGGGCTTTGAGGCGTGCATCCACTCCACTATCTTACCCATCACATAGGCTGCCAGAGCAAATCCCAGCAGAAACCCAAAAGTGGGGCGAATCAGATAAGAAGGTCCTCCGCCCCGCGCAAATACAGGAATTCCCACCAGTCCAATCAGCAGATAGGTGGACACACTGAGGAAGGCTCTTCTGGAGCCAAGCAAAAGGCCTGCCAGAAGCACAAAGAACCACTGAAGGGTAAAATTCATGGTGTCCGCTCCCACCGGTATGACAATCTTAATAAAGGCCCCCACTGCTGTCAACGCCGTAAACAGCCCGCATACCGTCAGGTCCCTTGCAATTCCGTGCCGCTGCACCATTGTACGGCTTCCTGTGCTGCTTCCCTGTCTCATTCACTCCACTCCTTCTGTCTCATCAAAATCTGCCTGCCGGACAAATCACATCATGCCCAGCTCAAATATCTTCCATCGCTCCCGCAGCCCTGCTTCCCTGCCCACCGCAAAATCCCTGGTGAACGCTCCGTCCCCCCACTGAGGGGCCTTCTGCAGGGCCTTGGGAGACCATTTCTGCGAAAAAGAGACCCGTACCACCTTATACTCCTCATATCCGTAGGAGGCCGCCAGCTGGTCGTAACGGGCTTTCTGGTCCTCATATTCCTCCTGGGACAGGGTTTTAAACCCATGGACAATGTACTCCTGTATATAATATCCGTCTTTAAAATCCCGGTCCTCCTGTTCAAAATTCAGGGCTTCCAGCTGATCTTGCGGAAACAGCCTGCTGCACATGTCGAACTGGCCCAGACCCTTATACTTATAAAACCAGGCAGCTGTCATCTGAGGCATGTCCGCGGGCATGGATTCAAATTTAACATGCCTGGGAAGCAAATCGTCCTGCACCGTATATTCACTTACCAGCTTTTCTCCGCCCTTTGCCTTGTTGGCTGCAGCCACCCCGAACATGATGGCCAGACAAAGCAGTGTCAGACCGCAGATTCTGACGGCCTGGGGCGATATGTTGCGTCTGTTCATATTATGCAATCCTTTCATAGCCTTTTAACAGCTGGCCCGGGACATTTCCCTGTGTTCCATACAGCACTTGCGTATTCCCTCGGAAGTATTAAAGAACCGTATTCCATAGGATTTTATCTTGTCCGTATCCATGGTCAGATTTCTGGGACAGGAGGCAAACCTCTCATCATTGCGTTTTAATATACCGCCGGAATCGCTTCCTGCTAATTCCCTGAGGAACAGCCTGGCCGTGTCAAAGGTGTTGTACCGGTTCTCACTTCCAAAGTTATAAACACCTCCGGGAAGCCCCATGGCCTCCTCCAGATGGCGCACCACTTCCCACACATAGGTGATTCCCCTGTAATCATGGACAGGAAACTCCACCTCCCGCCTATCCTTTAACGCGTCCGCCAGCTTCTGCAACAGCCCCTGGCCCGCCGCTCTTCCCCTGGACGGAGCGTCATACATCCAAGTAAGCCTGAGGGCCACTGCATCCGGCAGGTATGTGAGCATGGCTTCCTCCGCCCGTTTCTTGTCTCTTCCATACACATTTCCCGGCTTTCCCTCGCTGCCCTCACGGTTGGGCTCCATGGAATGGGATGTGTTGTAAATCTGGTCGGAACTGGTAAATATCATACGGCTGCCGGCGTTCCTGCATGCCTTGGCCAGGTTGATGGTTCCCCTTACATTGACCTTCTCTGAGAGGACCGGATTTCTTTCACATGTACCTGTGTTTGAAATTGCCGCACAGTGCAGGACATAATCCGGCCGGATAGCCTTTATAAAGGCGGAAACCGCCACAAAATCCTCAATATCCAGTTCCCTGTGCGTCACCCCCACTGCCTCATATCCGTCCCTGTTACTATAATATTCACAAATCCGGGAACCGAGAAATCCCCCGGCCCCTGTTATCAATAAGCGTCTGTTCATTCTGTTTTTATGCCTTTCTACAGATATGATAACATTATAGCCCACTAATTCTTACAATTCTTTACGGATTTCTTAATATTTTAACAAGCTCTTCTTTAATATATTATATCTTCCAGGGAAATCATCTCATATTCCGTGCTGTATTCCTCTTGTGCAAGACTTCTGTCCCTGTATTCCGCCTCCCCTGTCTGATTGTCATAGGGATCGTTTCTCAAATGATCCATGGGCGGCTCAAACTCATATCCGAACTCTCTGGCTGCCGGAAGACGGAAGGGATCCAGATTTCCAAAGTAAAAATCCCACCGCTCTGTCTCCCCCTCCCGGAAGGCCGCTCCTCCAAAGGAACAGTCCGCATAGCGCCAGCCATGGGATGGGGTATAAAACTGCGCCCAGTCATGGCAGCTGATTTCAAGGGGTGATGTATAGAGTCCTGCCTGCCATCTGGCCGGAATGCCTGCCGCACGGCACAGGGTGATGAACAAAAGCGCCTGTACGCCGCAGTCTCCCTTCAGGGATGAGGCCGCATACTGCACAATGTCAGTCAGGGTAAAATAACTCCGCACAAATGAATACATCACATGGGTGGTGATATAGTCATATATCCTTCTGGCCTTCTTTAAGGGGTCCTTTTCCTCCCCCACAATGTCAGACGCCAGTTCCCGTATCAGGGGAGTAAACCGGATATGGGGCGGCTGCTGCGCCAGCCAGGCATCCATGGGCTCTGCAAAACCATTTGCTCCGGTTCTCTCTTTGATGCGTTCCGGGCCGCCGTGTTCCAGGCTGCCACGGGAGAAGTCCTTGTATGCTTCCCGGTTCTCAAAGGAAAACTCCACCAAATATTTCTGCCCCTTCCTGTGTTTTGTATGGAAGCAGATGGTGCGCTGAAAGGCATCCGGGCGCGCAATGGTATATTCCTGTGCCTCGGCTTCCCTTTCCCCGATTCTTACGCTGTGGATTTTCACATTCTTTACCTGGGCATATTCAATCGGCAGAGGAAGATAGACCTTGATATCTTCGCCGTCCCGCTCCGCTTCCTCCAGAATCCCAAGTGTGCCGCGGATACAAAACCTGCATCCGGCGCCTCCCCGTTCTTTCATGGACGCAATGGTTCTGTTAAGAAGCGCGAAGTTTTCCGCCTTAGACCGGACCAGTTCCAGGTCCATTGCCCGGTTCTCATATTCTTTCCTGGTCTTCAAGACATTTTTCAGGAAGCTGCTCCGGAAGCGCACCTCTCCGTCCACGTAAATCCAGTCCGCTGCATCCTCCTCCCACAGGGTTTCCAGCTCACAGTCCTTAAAATCCCTTACATTGTCCCGCAGTATGCCAAGGGCCTCTGCCCATGTATAGGGGTACTGTCCCGGCATCCGCTTAAGAATCTCCTTTTCAATCATAAGGCGCTTTCTCAAAGCCTGGGGAATATCCTTTTCCAGCCTGCTGTCAATCCTGCGGACAGCCCTGTCAAACTCCCCTCTCCACTTTAACTTTTCTATATCCTCCGGCAGCACAACCGCCAGAGAATCAAAATAACTGTTATCCATCTGAATCTCCCCTTCCATTTTCCCTGCTGTGGCTTTTCCCTGTTACGGCCTCTTTCCCCGCCATAGCCTTTCTCTATCATACCCTTTTTTTGCCCATTGTACAATACCATTGCACCATACCGGGAATGGACGCAAAAAGCCCGGACAGGCTCTCTGTGCCGTCTGTCCGGGCTTATGCTTTTCCGTTCTATTTGAATATGCCCTTCTTCTTAGGCTTCTCTTCCTCCGGTGATGCGACGCCGTTCATCGCATCGTCAAACCGCCTTAAGGCATCTTTCTGCGCCTGGTTCATACGCTCCGGCACCTGAACCACCAAAGTAACATAGTGGTCGCCCCTGACACTGCGGCTGCGCAGCGAGGGAACACCTTTTCCCTTTAAGCGTACCTTGGTATCTGTCTGGGTGCCCGGCCTTACATCGTACTCTACTTCGCCGTCCACTGTCTTTATGCGGATAGGGCCTCCCAGGGCTGCCCGGGCAAAGGATATGGGCACCGTGGAATAAATACTGGTATCCTGGCGCTTGAATATGGGATGCTGGGAAACAACTGCCTCCACCAGCAAATCACCGCGCTCACCGCCGCCAGTGCCGGGCTCGCCGCCCCCTGCCAGACGCACGCACTGGCCGTTGTCAATGCCTGCCGGAATGGATACCTTGAATTTCTTGCGCACTGTTTTATAACCTGTACCATAACAGTCAGGACACTTTTCCTTGATAACCTGTCCGGTACCATTACAGTCAGGACATGTCTGCACATTCTGTACAGTACCGAAAAAGGACTGCTGGGTGTACATGATTTTACCCTTTCCATTACACTTGGAACAGGTCTGAGGGGAAGTGCCTGCCTTAGCGCCTGTGCCGTGACAGCTGGCACAGGTTTCTTTAAAGTTAATCTCGATCTCTTTATCACAGCCAAATACAGCTTCCTCAAATGTAATCCTAACAGAAGTCTTTATGTTGGCGCCCCGTGATGGTCCGCTTCTGGCCCTCCCGGACCTGCCGCCGCCAAAAATATCACCAAAAATATCACCGAAGATATCGCCCATATCCCCGCCAAAATCAAAGCCGCCGAAGCCGCCACCAAAGCCGCCTGCCCCTGCGCCTCCCTGTTCAAATGCAGCATGGCCGAACTGGTCGTACTGCTGACGTTTCTGAGGGTCGCTTAACACGCTGTATGCCTCGGAAGCTTCTTTAAACTTGGCCTCTGCCTCTTTATCGCCTGGGTTGGCATCGGGGTGGTATTTCTTGGCAAGTTTCCTGTATGCTTTTTTCAATGCATCCTCATCTGCATCTTTGGGAACGCCCAGAACTTCATAGTAATCTCTCTTACTCTCTGCCATGTTGTTTACCTCTTAATCTATCTGAACGCCGCAAAACTGGCCCTGACAGGCAGTTTCAAAAGCACTCTTTATCAGCCACAAAGGGGGTAGTGGCCGGTTTCCCGGCTCCTAAGCCCCCTGTTTGTTTTATCCGGATTTATTTCCTGGATTTATTTTACTTCCCTGAATTTATACTTCCTTGAAATCTGCGTCCACAACGTCATCGCCGCCTGCTGCGTTTCCGGCGCCGCCCATGTCAGGACCTGCCTGGCCTGCTGCACCGGAGGCCTGAGCCTGCTCATAAACCTTTGCAAACAGCTTCTGAGCGCTGTTCATCAGCTTCTCTCTGCCGGCCTTGATGTCCTCTACCTGTGCGTCTGTCATCTCCTCAACCGGAGCGCGGTTGATGGCTTCCTTCAGTGAATTAAGGTCAGCTTCCACTTCTGCCTTGTCGCCGGGAGCAATCTTATCCCCAACCTCTTCCAGGGCCTTCTCGGTCTGGAATACCATGGAGTCCGCATCGTTCCTTGCGTCAATGGCTTCCTTGCGCTTCTTGTCCTGTGCCTCGTACTCAGCTGCTTCTTTCACTGCCTTATCAATATCATCGTCTGACATATTGGAACCGGAGGTAATGGTGATGTGCTGCTCCTTACCTGTTCCCAGATCCTTTGCGGATACGTTTACAATACCGTTGGCATCAATGTCAAAGGTAACCTCAATCTGCGGAATTCCTCTTCTTGCAGGCGGAATTCCATCCAGGCGGAACTGTCCCAGTGTCTTGTTATCCCTTGCAAACTGGCGCTCGCCCTGTACCACATGGATATCCACGGCTGTCTGGTTGTCGGCAGCGGTTGAGAATATCTGGCTCTTCTTGGTAGGAATGGTGGTATTCCTCTCAATCAGTCTGGTAGCCACGCCGCCCATGGTCTCGATGGACAGGGAGAGAGGCGTTACATCCAGAAGAAGGATGTCTCCTGCACCTGCATCGCCGGCCAGCTTGCCGCCCTGAATGGCAGCGCCGATGGCCACGCACTCATCCGGGTTCAGGGTCTTGCTGGGTTCCTTGCCTGTCAGCTGTTTAACCTTTTCCTGTGCAGCTATCATACGTGTGGAACCGCCTACCAACAGCACCTTGCCTAACTCAGAAGCAGTGATGCCTGCATCCTTAAGCGCATTCTGTACCGGGATAGCAGTGCGCTCTACCAGGTCGTGGGTCAGTTCGTCAAACTTAGCCCTGGTCAGGTTCATATCCAGATGCTTTGGTCCCTCGGCAGTTGCAGTGATAAAGGGAAGATTGATATTGGTTGTGGTAGCTGTGGACAGCTCCTTCTTTGCCTTCTCAGCTGCTTCCTTCAGTCTCTGGAGAGCCATCTTGTCATTGGACAGATCCACGCCCTCAGCTTTCTTGAACTCGGAAATCATCCAGTTTGTAATTGCGTTGTCAAAGTCATCGCCGCCCAGACGGGTATCGCCGTTGGTAGACAGAACCTCAATTACGCCGTCGCCGATTTCGATAATGGAAACATCAAAGGTACCGCCGCCTAAGTCGTATACCATGATCTTCTGTTCTTTTTCATTGTCAAGTCCGTAAGCCAGGGCTGCTGCCGTAGGCTCGTTGATGATACGCTTTACATCCAGGCCAGCAATCTTGCCTGCATCCTTGGTAGCCTGGCGCTGGGCATCATTAAAATATGCCGGAACCGTGATAACTGCCTCTGTCACAGTCTCACCCAGATAGCTCTCTGCGTCAGCTTTCAGCTTCTGCAGAATCATGGCGGAAATCTCCTGTGGAGTGTACTTCTTTCCGTCGATGTCTACCCTGTAGTCCGTGCCCATGTGGCGCTTGATGGAAGAGATGGTCTTATCTGCGTTGGTAACTGCCTGACGCTTTGCAGGCTCGCCAATCAGCCTCTCTCCTGTCTTTGTGAATGCCACAACGGACGGTGTTGTCCTTACGCCTTCCGCGTTGGCAATAACAGTTGGTTTTCCGCCTTCCATAACAGCCACACAGCTGTTTGTCGTACCTAAGTCAATACCTATAATCTTGCTCATAGTCTTTTCCTCCTGATTATTTTATGAGAATTTAAGTAAATATCCAATGTCAATTTGCCACTTTTACCATACTGTGTCTGACCACGCTGTCTCTGTACATATAACCCTTCTGCAATTCCTCCGCCACTATGTTCTCTCCCAGGCTTTCATCATCCACATGCATCACTGCGTTGTGGTAGTTGGGGTCAAACTCCTGGCCTACTGCTTCAATGGCTTTCACGCCGGCTTCCTCCAGTGTTTTCCGGAACTGCTTATATATCTTCTCCATACCCTCTGCAAGGGGTGTTCCCTTTGCATCCTCAGGCACGGTTGCCAGGCCTCTCTCAAAGTTATCAATGACGGGAAGGATTCTCTCTATGATGTCCTTGGCTCCCATCTCATACATGGCGGACTTTTCCTTGTCTGTCCGCTTGCGGAAATTCTCAAATTCCGCCATCTGACGTTTCACCCGGTCGGTGAGATCTTCTATCTTTTCATCCCTGGGGTCTTTCTTCTTCTTAAAAAATCCCTTTTTTTCTTCCTTTTCAGCGGCAGGCGCCTGCTCTGTATCTTCCTCTGCGCCTTCCGGCACATCTTCTGCCGTCTCTCCGGTCTCAGCGGCAGCCTCTGTATTCCCTGCCTCCCCGGATCCGGCCTCAGAAGTCTGTTCTGTTCCCGCTTCCTGCTCTGTATTCAGGGCCTCGTCTTCCTTTTTTAACGCTTCGTCTTTCATATCTTCACTCACAGCTTATCACCTTTCATCTTTTTTAAATGCTGTATCCAGCTGATTCATCAGATTGCGCAGAGTCCCAAGAACCTTTTCATAATCCATTCGCTTGGGCCCTATAATACCGATGGTTCCCCGAAGGCCTCCTCCCAAATCATAATTGGCAGTGACCACACTGCAGTCCTTCATGGACTGCACCGGGCTCTCATCACCGATATAAACCTGAATGCCTGCTTCTTCCTCTGTACCGGAATTGACTTCCGCCACAAATTCCTGCAGCACTTCTTTATGTTCCAGTGTATCAATGAGCCGGCTGGCCTTGTCGCCGTCCGAAAGCTCAGGGTACTTGAAAATGTTGGTAGCTCCGCTGGTATAAATCTGCAGGTCCTCTTCCCCTGCCTTGATGGCCTCCGCCACCTCGTTAAGTACCAGATCCACCACCTGGCTGTGGATGCCTGCATCGCCCTTTAGCTTGCTGATAACATCCAGATTGATATCCTCTATGGTCAGCCCGTTCAGGCTGCTGTTAAGCAGGATGTTCAGGTTAAGGAGCTCCTCGTCGCTGAGATTATCCTCAATATCAATCATGGTGTTCTTAATGATATTGCCTTCCACCACCACAACCACCAGAAGCTTATGCTTCTCCATCTTGGAAAGCTGGATGAACTTAAGCTTTGTCTTGTGATAACTGGGGCCGCTGATCATGGTCGCATAGTTGGTATTAGCTGCCAGCACCTGAGCCATCTTCTTTAGGACCAGTTCCAGCTTATCAACCTTTTGGACCATCATCTCCTTGAACTCGGTTACCTCGCTCTCCTTATCCAGCATAATCTGGTCCACGTAGAACCGGTACCCTTTGTCGGAAGGAATACGTCCCGCTGAGGTATGGGGCTGAACGATATACCCCATCTCTTCCAGGTCTGACATCTCATTTCGGATGGTGGCAGAGCTGA
Coding sequences within:
- the dnaJ gene encoding molecular chaperone DnaJ → MAESKRDYYEVLGVPKDADEDALKKAYRKLAKKYHPDANPGDKEAEAKFKEASEAYSVLSDPQKRQQYDQFGHAAFEQGGAGAGGFGGGFGGFDFGGDMGDIFGDIFGDIFGGGRSGRARSGPSRGANIKTSVRITFEEAVFGCDKEIEINFKETCASCHGTGAKAGTSPQTCSKCNGKGKIMYTQQSFFGTVQNVQTCPDCNGTGQVIKEKCPDCYGTGYKTVRKKFKVSIPAGIDNGQCVRLAGGGEPGTGGGERGDLLVEAVVSQHPIFKRQDTSIYSTVPISFARAALGGPIRIKTVDGEVEYDVRPGTQTDTKVRLKGKGVPSLRSRSVRGDHYVTLVVQVPERMNQAQKDALRRFDDAMNGVASPEEEKPKKKGIFK
- the dnaK gene encoding molecular chaperone DnaK produces the protein MSKIIGIDLGTTNSCVAVMEGGKPTVIANAEGVRTTPSVVAFTKTGERLIGEPAKRQAVTNADKTISSIKRHMGTDYRVDIDGKKYTPQEISAMILQKLKADAESYLGETVTEAVITVPAYFNDAQRQATKDAGKIAGLDVKRIINEPTAAALAYGLDNEKEQKIMVYDLGGGTFDVSIIEIGDGVIEVLSTNGDTRLGGDDFDNAITNWMISEFKKAEGVDLSNDKMALQRLKEAAEKAKKELSTATTTNINLPFITATAEGPKHLDMNLTRAKFDELTHDLVERTAIPVQNALKDAGITASELGKVLLVGGSTRMIAAQEKVKQLTGKEPSKTLNPDECVAIGAAIQGGKLAGDAGAGDILLLDVTPLSLSIETMGGVATRLIERNTTIPTKKSQIFSTAADNQTAVDIHVVQGERQFARDNKTLGQFRLDGIPPARRGIPQIEVTFDIDANGIVNVSAKDLGTGKEQHITITSGSNMSDDDIDKAVKEAAEYEAQDKKRKEAIDARNDADSMVFQTEKALEEVGDKIAPGDKAEVEADLNSLKEAINRAPVEEMTDAQVEDIKAGREKLMNSAQKLFAKVYEQAQASGAAGQAGPDMGGAGNAAGGDDVVDADFKEV
- the grpE gene encoding nucleotide exchange factor GrpE produces the protein MKDEALKKEDEALNTEQEAGTEQTSEAGSGEAGNTEAAAETGETAEDVPEGAEEDTEQAPAAEKEEKKGFFKKKKDPRDEKIEDLTDRVKRQMAEFENFRKRTDKEKSAMYEMGAKDIIERILPVIDNFERGLATVPEDAKGTPLAEGMEKIYKQFRKTLEEAGVKAIEAVGQEFDPNYHNAVMHVDDESLGENIVAEELQKGYMYRDSVVRHSMVKVAN
- the hrcA gene encoding heat-inducible transcriptional repressor HrcA, whose amino-acid sequence is MPLDALLDDRKVTILKAIIKTYLETGEPVGSRTISKYSDLKLSSATIRNEMSDLEEMGYIVQPHTSAGRIPSDKGYRFYVDQIMLDKESEVTEFKEMMVQKVDKLELVLKKMAQVLAANTNYATMISGPSYHKTKLKFIQLSKMEKHKLLVVVVVEGNIIKNTMIDIEDNLSDEELLNLNILLNSSLNGLTIEDINLDVISKLKGDAGIHSQVVDLVLNEVAEAIKAGEEDLQIYTSGATNIFKYPELSDGDKASRLIDTLEHKEVLQEFVAEVNSGTEEEAGIQVYIGDESPVQSMKDCSVVTANYDLGGGLRGTIGIIGPKRMDYEKVLGTLRNLMNQLDTAFKKDER